Part of the Lepidochelys kempii isolate rLepKem1 chromosome 8, rLepKem1.hap2, whole genome shotgun sequence genome is shown below.
CAGCAGCGCCTCCCTGTAGACGAGCCCCGAGCGCACGCTCTCGCCAGCACGCCGCCACGAATGCTTCACCCAGCCGCTCACCCGCCCCACCAGAGCCCATTCATGGTGGATCTCCACGACCAGgtagggcagggatggggactGCGCTGGCCCAGgaggcagggggggcaggggtttggagctccccagcagggagggggccaGGGTGACGTCCCTgcggagccccctccccacaggcccaTGTCCCAGAGGTCAGCAGTTATCACCCAGGTGCCAATGGGtgtccctggggctggagccaggggggTAGCAGACAAGTTTTGACATGCTGCTGTGGCAGCTTTGTCCAGCCCTGCGCAGGTTCCTGGGGTGCCTGCCGGGGCCCAAGGACCCAACTGGGCAGAGGCTGAGCCCTTGACTTGCCCGCTGGTGTAGAGCCCTAGGGGAGTCCTGGGCCCAACCGATAGGCTGTTACTGCAAAGTGCAGGCCTCCCAGCCCCCCGATCCGGTGTGACTGACGCCCCCTCTCAAAGGGGCACCGAGCGCCCGCTGGCCTGGCCAGCCGCAGCCCCGCAGGCGGTGGGTGTGTCTCCTCCCTGGAGATTGTGCGTGGCCATGGAGTCCGGAGTATGGGCCTTTGCCGGCCCAGCTTGGCCACGCACCAGCTGCTATTCAGCAAGAGCTAACCGCAGCCAGACTCTGAATTCCTGCGGCCATCTGTGCCCAGAGCCGCCAGGGTGCCGCGGCAGGAGGCCTCCTTCCGACCCCCCCAGATGTGCGCTGTGGCCGTGCCTGGCGCTGCTGCGTGTGCACACGCTTGGAGACCCCGTGCCTGCCTGGCTCGCCCAGAATCGGCTCGGCAGCCTCCCGTCCCCTGCAGGAAGGGCTGAGCTCCAGGGTCCCGGGGCTGTTGGGTGAATGACCCATGGGGCGATGTCCTCTGATGCCCTGTGGCGTGTCCCCCTCTGCTCATGCAGATGCCCAGTGCCAAAGGGTTGGGTGCCCAGAGAGGCTGTTTTTAGGGGGAGCCCCTCGCCCCACCTCGAGCTGCTCCTGCCAGGGGCCGTGCCTGGTCTCTGCCCAGCCAAGGGCTGCGCTGGCAAGGTGCTGGGAGCCACAGGGCTGGGCCCGGGAGCGCACGGCCTGCTGCGAGGGCCCCACGGGGATGTGGGCTcagctgtggctggggcaggctggTGCCAGGAGCCCCCTCTGATGGTGCTTCATGTGTCTCCCTTTGCAGGTGCACCAGGGCCCTGTCCCCCTCTCCTACACGGTGACCACGGTGACCACGCAGGGCTTTCCTATCCACGCAGGCCAGCACATCCCCGGGTGCAGCACGCAGCAGCTCCCCGCATGCTCCGTGATGTTCAGCGGGCAGCATTACCCACTCTGCTGCCTCCCGCCCCCGGTGAGTCCGGGGCGCCCACCCCCTGCCGCCTGGGGCTTGTGGGGAGCCGGCATCCTGGGCCCAGCGCGGGAGCTCTGGGCACGCCAAGCGGGGAAGTGCCGCGGGAGAGGGAGCGGGGCCGGTAACCGGCAAGAGGAGCTCTGGACGGAGCCCTGAAAAGGAAAGATTGGGGGAGTGGCCTGGCGGGGATACATCTGCTTGGACCTGTGACACCTTTGTCAGCCACAAAACCCTGTGGCtcttggcccccgccccctccccagctgggtgATCAGGggatggggcagccagggggctctgcgagGGTGGGGTGCTGGGAGactgacacccccctccccgtgcgctctcccttccttcccagctcATCCAGGCATGTGCCATGCAGCAGCTGCCCGTCTCCTACCAGACCTTCCCGCCCATCCTCTCCAGCGACCATTACAtcctgcacccacccccaccaGTGCCGCCTCACCAGCCCCCACACATGGCCCCCCTCGGCCAGTTCCTGCCGCTGCAGGCCCAGCACCCGCGCATGGTGAGTGTGGGGACGGGGCAGTGTCCGCGTACTGCCGGGGGatgggctgggctcctggccatGGAGCAGACCCTGTGGCTATGGAATGGGCTGGGGTGAGTCTGCCCCCCGGGGTCCCTGCCTGGCGTGCAGCCTCGCTGGGCAGGGGCACTTCTGGCTCTGCCTGGCCCTGGCAAGCTCGGCAGGGCAGGGCGGGCACGGTGACCTCTGGGGCTCGTGTTGCCAGGCCAGTGCCCACGCTGCAGCCGTGCTCCTGGGATGGACTCGCGTCTggagcaggtgggagggagggcaAGGTTTCCTGCAGGGTGGTGTCTGTGTGAGCTGCCGATCCCCATGGGGGCTTCGCTGGCAGGGCAGAGCGGCCCCTGGCCCCGTGTGCACAGCAGGGTCCCCTGTCACCGAGCCCCGCTCCTCCCGGCCCCATGTGCACAGCAGGGACCCCTGTAACTGACTCacgctctctctccccacccccgccagccTCTGCAGAGGATAGACAATGAAGTGGAGTTGCGAGGGGAGCAGCATCCCATTGGAGGCTTCGCCTACCCGccctctccccacgccccagcGCTGTCCCCCTCCGTCCCGCTGCATTACCTCCCCCACGACCCGCTGCACCAAGATCTGCCATTTGGCGTGGTAAGTCCCCGCGTGGGGAGTGGggcggctggggtgggggaagcctcCCCCCCAGGGCTCTGAGCTCGGGGAACGCAGCTGCACCCCCAGAGAGGAGCTGGGACAGGGCCGTGCTGGTGGGAAGCAGGGGTGTCCTCGGTGGAGTTGGGGCCCCGGATCCCCTGCGCTGGCtgcctggggcagctgctccccctcTGCCCAGTCTGTGTGGTGGGGTACGGGCCGGGTGTGCCCCTCCCGGCTAGGGGCCGCTCACCTGGCCCCgtgctctctccctgcagccatACCCGCCCATGATGCCACGACGACTGAGTACCCAGCGATACCgactgcagcagcccctgccgccccccccccccgccgccgccgcccccctaCTACCCCAGCTTCCTGCCGTACTTCCTGTGAGTACCCGCGGGGGGCGTCTGCGGGGCTGGGTCCCCTCGCACCCCCAGGGGCAGGTGTCAGGCCTCTGCCCCGCCAGGGGTTGCCTGCTGcgccgggggctgtgggggtgggggggtgggttgtGGTTCCTTGGAaaagcccctctcccctccccagtgcgACACATCCTGCAGGGTCCCGCTGCTCTTGGAtaactgccccgccccctctctccccagctcgaTGCTCCCCGTGTCGCCGTCGGCCGTGGGGCCCACGCTCAGCCTCGACCTGGATGTGGACGATGTGGAGATGGAGAATTACGAGGTGCGCCCGCCTCTCCTGCTGGAACTTCAGCCGCTCGCTGGGGAGGAATCTTGCCGTGGGGGTGTGGGGCAGACGCTCAGGGAAGGGGTAGGCGCTCTGCTGGGACCCCTCAGatgagggctggggaaggggctgctggcccctggaCAGGGGGGCTTGGGGACCTGTGCATGGGGTTTCAAGAGGGAGCTGAGCTCTGTGTCCCCGTTCCGCCCCCAGGCGTTGCTGAACCTGGCTGAGCGGCTGGGCGAGGCCAAGCCGCGGGGCCTCACCAAAGCAGACATCGAACACCTCCCATCGTACCGCTTCAACCCCGAGAGCCACCAGTCGGAGCAGAGCCTGTGAGTGACGCTGGGCGTGGGGAGTGTGCCTGagctcctggggggcaggggccaggctcgGGGCATTGGGGGTGTATCTGAGCTCCCGGGGGGCCAGGCTTGGAGCATGCGGGCTGTACCTCAGCTcccgggggcagggccggggcaggggccaggctcgGGGCACTGCACTGACCCGGCATGTCCCCTCCGGCTCTGGTGGAGCTGGCGGCTGGTGACGGTTCCCTCCCCCCAGGTGCGTCGTGTGCTTCAGCGACTTCGAAGCAAGGCAGCTGCTCCGGGTTCTGCCCTGCAACCACGAGTTCCACGCCAAGTGTGTCGACAAATGGTTAAAGGTACCTGCGCTGGGGGCTGCTTCCGCCTGGATAcgcaggggcgggggctgggcgcCCAGCCCGGGGAGGGCTCGGGGGTGTCCGAGCCGCTGGGCCTGGTGCCTCTGTGAATCCGAGCCCGGAGCGGGTTTCAGCAGCTCCCTCTGGTGGTGGTGGCCGCTTCTGGGGCCGCGGAGTGGTGGGGTGAATCGCTGGTCTTGCTGCCCCACCCCCCTTGATTCCTCTGGGTAAACCCGATGTTCTTGGagtgtgtcagtggggatccccCGCAGCGCACGTGTGTGAAACGGGGCGTGTTTGAACTGCCCTGTCCCTCGGGGCCATGCACACGCCCGTGTGAGGGCACGAAGGGCGGGTCGggtgctctccccccacccagctcctgctgctgcccgtGCCGTGAGCCGGGACCGGGCGCACGTGCAACCCGCTACTTCTTAGCTCAGGCTAGACGTCTTCAAACCCTGCCAGAGCCTTCAGCCTGGTCAGACAGCCCCTAACCCGGCTGCTCCCCGCCCTGCCCGGCTGGACTCGGGGGTCGCACATGCCGCTCCCCTGCGACAGCCCACGGGGCAAACGAGCTCCTGAGTCTTGGTGGGGGACGAGCAGCCGTTGTCTGCGCCCGCCGAGCAGGCTGGCATGGAGAACGGGGGGCTGAGGCTGCGCCCTGGCAGACGCCAAAGCCAGGCCCACGCAGGGTGCCTTGCAGAGCTGTGCACTCCCGCAGTGAGATACGGCAAAGTCCCCCAAGAGGAGGCCCACAAGCCCTGCatcctgggctggggaggagcagtCTCCGGGGTGCTGAGCCCAGCTCTGGGTAGGGCCCAGCCTGGTCCGGCACAGGGCCCGACGCATCTGTGCTGCCCCTGTGCAGGGTTACTCCTGAGCTCGGCCGTGGGCTTCTGCTGCAGAGCCCAGCATCCACTGGCCTGTTGGCACCCATGACTCAGTGATACTCCTGCGACATGCAGCCGTGGCCCTGTTGGGGTGTGGGGCCCACCACTGAGGGGAGGGACGAGATCCGCCCCTCCGGTGGCTAGATGGATGCTGGAAAGCCACGACCGAGGTCCAGGGGCAGAGCAACGCCGGCACCTTGGCTCCCTGCTGGAGGATCTTGTTGTCAGCAGGGGCTGTGGCCGGGTGGGGCAGATgtgcggggaaggggtgggagcccCCTTGGACATGCTGGGCAAAGCACTGGAGAAGCTGCTGGCCCATGTGTGCCTGGCTCAGAGGGCAGAGACACTGCCTGGTCCCAGTATCTCCACCTGCTGCCAGTTGGCAGCCGAGTGCCCCCATGTGATGGTCAAGCCACTCTCTGCCAGGGCACAGGCAACGTCCCACCTCCTGCTCCAGAGGCCTCTGAGATCGGGGAGGCTGCCCGTGGGGTAACCTGCCGCCCTTGGCAGCTGGGGCAGGTGCCAGGCTTGGGAGCACCGTGCTGCCAGCCCTGTGTGCCGGACGCTCCCATGCCCAGGGAGGGCAGGGACGTGCTGCGTTTCCTTACCCtaccacctgcccccagcccgctTTCAGAGCCCTCGGCTGCACAGGGTGGGAGCTGGGCAGGGTGGCAGCTGGCTGGCACAGGGGCATATCGTGTCTATGTGCACAGCCCCTGCTCTCTAAACAGCCCCCCGGTGTCGTGGGTTCCTGGCTGACGGCGGCACCCGAAGAGCCAGCTACCACAGGGAACAGCCCTGTTCTCTGGTGACGAATGCGGCTGTCTCTTGGCTGGGGCGCCCTGGGGACGTGGTGCTCTGGCCCCAGGAGATAGGGCTGCTGGTCtcaccctcctctccttcccccccaggcGAACCGCACATGCCCGATCTGCCGGGCGGACGCGTCCGAGGTGCACCGGGAGGCCGAGTGAGGCTCACAGACACTTTGCCGCACAATTCACTAGAGGAAGAGGACCTTGGGCAAGGGGCCCGGGCCACCAGCCCGCCCCCTGGGCCCGGCCGTGCGCTTAGCCCCAAGGCTCTCCTCGGCTGTGGTGAGAATAGAAGCAATCTAGGATCCCGgacacccctcctcctccccctgggcCTGGTGCGCTCCCCGCGGCGCCGGAGCTGGCCCCGGAatggtgctgggggtgtgggcggAGGCGCCCCCCCGTGCTCCGCGCACCCCAAAGACGCCGGCCTCGCGCCATCACTTTCCGCTCTTTCTATCTGTTGGGTTTGGGTTTTCTCTTGAGTTTGGGTTTGTGGCTGCGTGACCCGGGCGCGGCGAGGACGGCACTGCAGGAAGCCTGGCAGGTTTGATCGCACCAGCAGCCCGAGGCAGGAGGGCCAGGCGAGCTGCCCGGGATGGACGGAGCCCTGGCGGGCAGCAGGAGGAAAGGGTCAGTGGTGCACCAGGCCCAGCAACCCGAGGCATTACCGGGGGccagccctctcccaccccctaGTCCAGCCTCCCGTGGAGAGCGGGTCGGGCTGGGGCCTGGCACTGTCCCGCAGGAGCCCGGACAGGAGGATCCCCAGTTCCGCTGTCCTTCCCTTCCCCTGGGCTGGCCGGCCGCTCTGCCAGGAGTgagggacgggggtggggaagcaggctGAGCTCCAGCTATACCCTTCCCGCGCCTCGCTGACCCATCCCTGCCTGTGTGCCCGGCGCGAGCCCCCTGCGCCGTGGCTGGAGCCCGAGTGAGGACTCTGCATGCCACACGTCCCGGCTTGCCGGGCAGGCGGCCCCGGAGCGGGCTCCGGCCCCATTTTTAGATATTCTCGAGGTGAATTGTAACTGCCCTGTGCAGAGGGTGACGGAGGAGCCCCCCTGTACCTCCAGCCCCGCTATAGCTGCTCTGTGCTGAGCTGTCGGGCAGCCACGAGGCTCCCAGCAGGGCCCTGCGCTGagcggtggggggctggggggcagcaggtgggcaCTGATTTATGgatcttcccttcccccagcttgtATCATGGAGAAGCCGAGCtggtgctccccctcccccctccctctgcctccaccccagccccaggagaAGGTGCCCTGGTAATGCCTCTGCATGATCTGTTGCTTGTGCCCTGGGTCTGGTCCTGTGGGTGCACACACTGTGCTGCCCAGACGCCTCCCGGGAGCGGCCAGCCCGGTGCCTGAAGTGTTTGTCGTGGAAGTCGTGTTGCATGACGTAACGAGAAGAACTCTCTTCCTGGGGCGGGGGAGACGGACGCCAGCCCCGGGTCGGTGTTCACTATATGCATGCGTGTCTGGGCGGCTTGGAACGTGGTATTGACTCACTGGCCAGCGGGGGCGAGGGGCTCTGTGCTCAGCTGATTACTGCCAGGCACCGGGCTGCACGTGGCCAGCACCTCAGGAGGACCGTAAGATTTTCAggacatttcccccctccccccaaggtaAACTGAGTCAGGAGGAGCCCGGGGAGGAGGAGCCAGCTTAACCAGCAGACGCATGCTGATGTTCCCTCTCCACCGGCCAGAGGTGAgaagttgggggggagggaggggtcagaGAGAGCAGCacccccttcctgtttgctgtgccccacccctcccccagctcactTGCACCTGGGGCGAGGGTTGGCCACCAGAATGGCCCCCGGTGCTCTGAGCTTCCCACAGGCGGACTGgggctttgcccccctcccccagggtggagcggggcagggaggtgggactgctctgctgctgggaagccctggctgggccatGGTGGCCGTAGCTAGGACAGGAAgcgggtggggtgaggggttttGTGGatggggggcggtgggggctCCCCTTTCTAAAACAGCGGGTCAGTGCCATGCGCTGGCTCAGCAGTACTGTGCTCTGGAGCAGGGGGGGACGTCTGGGGACGTGGCCAGGGGGACTGGGCCGGATCTCCGCAGCCATGCAGGGTTTGGGGTCGGGCAGCAGGAGCCGGGCTGCTCACCGgagttcctggctgggggtggggggtcccgggaAGCCAGACCCCCAGTGGTCGGTGTTGGGGGACTGGTGTTCAGAATCCAGCTGGCAGCGTGTGGGTGGGGGGCTCTGTCCCAGGAGGATGGTCCCCCAGCCGCCCCCCCAAGTTAGCTcaaggcagagctgggagcctcCCGGCCTGGCCTCTTCGGGCCTCTTGCACCCTGTGCCTGGGGCACAGGCACAGGAGGCCGGGCTGTGGCAAAACAGCCACTTCCACGTGGCCGCAGCGAAGGCCCTTCCTGCTCTCGTGGCCAGCGGAATCGTGGTATTCTCCAGACGGGGCCCAGCTGCTCCATTATGCACAATCCCGTTTGTGGCGGAAGCTTTTACGCTGTCCCGGGAGAGCTGCCCTTCCGGCCGGCTGAGGCATCGGGCTGGGGTTTGCTCTGGGGCCAGCCAGCAGCCCCCCTGGCCTCTCCTGCCTGCCAGGCCAGCGCCCACTCCTGAGCTCAGGCAACCCGCTCagacccagcaccccctccccccctttcaaCCCACACAAATAACCAAAGGTCTCTTCTGTACATAGCCGCAGCGACGTGGCTCTGTGTAGAGCCACTCGGAGCAGCGTTAGCACCCCCTGTTTTAAAGCAAGCCCCTTTACAGGTGCCCCGTGAAAAGCCTTACGGTTCTTTTGATGGTGACTCGAAAGCTCACAGCTCGTGTGCTGCAGAATTTATTCCAATGAGCAGCTAAAGTCTCATTTAAAAACAGCCCCCCAGTTATTTAGGATGTTTGTGATTGCTGATTGCGCTGTAGATACCACTGTTCCCAGTGAGTTCCTGTGGTGGGGTAGTGGACTGTTTACTGTTCTATTATTCCAGTCCCCGGGCCCTCCAGAGGGAAAGCTCGGCGGCCCCCCTGGACGGTGCTAGGACGTGTGTTCTGTGTTAGAAAGGtttctatctatatatatatataaatatatatataatttttttgctCTGTTACTTGCACATTTTACAGTTACCTCATTTTCCCATGTATGTATTTGAGAAAAGGCTAATATATAGAGAAAACGGTTCTG
Proteins encoded:
- the RNF44 gene encoding LOW QUALITY PROTEIN: RING finger protein 44 (The sequence of the model RefSeq protein was modified relative to this genomic sequence to represent the inferred CDS: deleted 1 base in 1 codon), yielding MRPWELAVNRRPPSAPFNPRRFSGGPCSSPEHLRRSPASRRLWGRRDRPLQTLLAQDENYLHPAFPPQQRLPVDEPRAHALASTPPRMLHPAAHPPHQSPFMVDLHDQVHQGPVPLSYTVTTVTTQGFPIHAGQHIPGCSTQQLPACSVMFSGQHYPLCCLPPPLIQACAMQQLPVSYQTFPPILSSDHYILHPPPPVPPHQPPHMAPLGQFLPLQAQHPRMPLQRIDNEVELRGEQHPIGGFAYPPSPHAPALSPSVPLHYLPHDPLHQDLPFGVPYPPMMPRRLSTQRYRLQQPLRPPPPPPPPPYYPSFLPYFLSMLPVSPSAVGPTLSLDLDVDDVEMENYEALLNLAERLGEAKPRGLTKADIEHLPSYRFNPESHQSEQSLCVVCFSDFEARQLLRVLPCNHEFHAKCVDKWLKANRTCPICRADASEVHREAE